The window ACTTGGTCATTTCGGTATCCGTTCAAATGATCCTAAACCCCTAGTTGTTGATAAGGATTTTATTAGTTCACTATCCCCGACAAAAATATTGGTTCATGGCTACAGCACGTGGAGGGATGTTATCGAGCAATTCGGCGACCATGTGAACGTAATCGCAACCGATGGAGGATTATTGGTTCAAATCATGCAAAAATCAGCCTCAAAGGAAGAAGCCGTGCAATGGGTGCTTCATGATATCGGGTTGAAGTCAGAAAATGTAATGGTATTCGGGGATGACTTTAACGATTTAGGACTATTCCATAAGTGCGGATTTCCGATTGCTATGGAAAACGCAATAATTGAGCTGAAAAATTTTGCAAAACACATTACCGAATCAAATGATAACGATGGTGTTGCTGTTGCTCTTGAGAAATTTGTGGTGTAATCACTTGCTGATACTGATTCAACAACCCTGAAAGTAGCCGAGCACCAATCGAATTTTCATTATTAGGGACATGGAATGGGAGTATGTTAATGAAAAAAATAGCAGTAATAACCGATATTCACGGAAATAGCCCTGCATTAATGACGGTGCTTCAGGATATCACTTCCAAGAGTGTTGATCACATTTATTGTTTGGGGGATGTAGTTGGCATTGGACCCGATTCCAACGAAGTTCTTGAATTACTATTGTCACGAACTGATGTTTCATTCGTCGTGGGTAATCATGATGTAGCGGTATTGGCCGCTTTTTATGGAGATGACGCTCCGAAAGGACATCAAAATGAACGGCACCATCACCAATGGTTGGCAGATAGAATTAACCCCGAGTACATCGAAGCGATGAGTAAATGGCCAAAACAATTAATCGTCAATCATTTCAATAAAGTACTGCTATTCACTCATTATCATCTCAATCAAGAAGGCTGGTTTTTGTCTATTGAAAAGAACCCGTCAACGGAGAATTTAGATCAACTCTACAAAGAAACCAAGTATAAGATGGTATGCTTTGGTCATCATCATATGATTCACCATTTTGTTTCTAGCAAAAGAACTTATTTTAATCCTGGTGCATTAGGTTGTCACGATAAACCGCGCGCTAGATACGGCATTGTTTCGTTAACGGAGAAAGCAATCAGCGAAGAGTTAATTGAAGTTCCCTACGACAATAAGGAGTTTCTGCAATCTTATATTCAGTTGCAAGTTCCTGAACGGGAATTTATTCTGAAAATTTTTCACGGTGGGCAATTAACTTATTAGGAACGATTTGTTGAACTAACGGGAGACGATAGCGCAACAAACAAGGGGAGCAGATCGCGGCAGCTGCTCCTTTTCTCATTGAAGTAATGGGCAGGTTTCAGCAAAACAAGGAACCATCCCTTGTTCTAGCGAATTGATAACAGGGCATCTAATTCGAGGAGGAAAGATAAGTGGTTCAACTAACCCCTGTTTCGGAAGATAATAAGGAAGTTCTTTATAACCTTTATCAGTTATATCATTATGATTTTAGTCAATTTTCTGCGATAGACATAAACGGCTCTGGGTTATATGAAATCAGTTTGGAACACTACTGGCAAGATCCTAGATGGAACCCATTCTTTATTTATTGTGCAGACAAAATTGTTGGTTTCCTTGTTGTTTTATTTGAAAATTATGATGTTGATCCAGATCCTACACACGTTATTTATGATTTTCTGGTTCTTAGGAAATTTAGAAGAAACGGAATAGGAAAGGAAGCCGCAGTAAGGACCTTTGATTTATATAAGGCAAATTGGAAAGTTGCTCAAAAGAGTTCCAACGAGCCTGCTATTCTATTTTGGCGTCATGTAATTAGGGAATACACGGGTGATAGATACACGGAATTATTTAGGCAAGACCTAAATAAGTATGTTCAAACCTTCAGCACTAAAGGATCATAAATAACGAACGTTCATTGAACTATCGGGAACAAGAGCTCAAACTGTACATTCGGTTGGGAGGGATTGTAAGATGCGGATTCTGATTATTGGAGGCACTCGGTTTATTGGACCTTTTCTTATTAAAGAACTGATTAATAAGGGACATGAGGTTGCTGTATTTAGTCGCGGAAATAATAAACTCGATCCTTCTTTCTCGAGCAAGATAACTTATTTTGTTGGTGATACAAGCCAACTGATGGATTACAAAGATAAATTTAAAAGTTTCGCACCGCATGTCGTGGTACACATGATTGCTTATACTGAAAAAGACGCTCGGATGGCAATGAATACGTTTGAGGGTATCACGGATCGGATTGTGGTTTCCAGCAGTATGGATGTTACCAAGCCTATGGTAATTTGATTCGTCTGGAAAACGTTCCGACCATTCCAGTACCGTTTAATGAAGACGGTCCGTTAAGAACGGAACTCTATCCCTACGGCGTTGATTATGAAAAGCAATTGGTTGAAAACACTGTCTTAAGTAAACCCCTTCAATTGCCTGGTACTGTCCTAAGGCTTCCGATGGTATATGGCGAGGGTGATTCATCCAATAGACTATATAAATACGTAAAGCGCATGCTTGATAATCGAAATGCCGTTATACTTGATGATCTATATGCCAACTGGCGCGGCACTCGCGGACATGTTGAAAACGTAGCGCATGCTATAGCGTTGGCAGCAACAAATGAAGTTGCCAAAAACCGCATATATAACGTTGGTGAAGAAGTGTCTCTTTCAGAAAAGGAATGGGTTCAATTGATTGCAAAGGTTATGAAGTGGGATGGGAAAGTTCACAGCATTCCCAGAAGCGATTTACCTGAGCAACTGATCTATTCGTTGTTGGATTTACGACAAGATTGGGTTGTGGACACTTCGTGCATACGGAATGAACTAAACTATAGCGAACTGGTATCTATAGAAGAAGCGGTTTCTCGAACTGTTGACTGGGAAGAAAACAACCCTCCGAAAGAACTTCACCCCAAAGATTTCCCGAGATTTGATTATGAATCAGAGGATTTGGTGTTGACAAAGATAGTCTGAATGATTCAGCTAAACATTCCTCCCTCTGTATGAAAGGTTTTTCTCGCTAATGCTCGCTCATTCGCAGGATATCTGCCCCTTTTATGGAGGATACCGATTGAATTTCTAGGATAGTTACTAGACTCTATGAAATTTAGGCATGCGGGAACAGAGGGAAAGTACCATCTCCCATATTCATCCAGTATGAGCGCTATTCTCCACGATGCCCTTGGAGGTTCACCCTCCCATGTCTCAACGGGTCTATGCCCTTACATTCCTTCGTTATACCTGTCCAAGAGGTGGAGGCCGGTGATGCTGTTAAGCAACGGGTCTGTGCCCTTTTGAATGTTTCACTCGGTACTGCCAGCGCTATTTATAGCTGTTTATCCTGCGAATGAGCCAACATGCAAAAACAAAGATGTGTTACGACGACTTAGCAATTAAAACGACTTTAAGCTGCCTCCTGCAGAGGCATCGCAATTGTAGGATCAAAATGATCCTTACTTCGTGAAATCCCAATCAGAATACGGGCGAGCTTGCCAATGAGTTT is drawn from Paenibacillus sp. V4I7 and contains these coding sequences:
- a CDS encoding Cof-type HAD-IIB family hydrolase, with the translated sequence MSDIQAIVLDLDGTLLGNDKSISPRNYQAVKRCYDSGIHIIVATARPPRAADQFVKSFLFVDYLVYYNGALITCKSKQTQRHISIPMEINQQINNFIELHAPQSLISYEVNDSWYTCTPIPDSQLGHFGIRSNDPKPLVVDKDFISSLSPTKILVHGYSTWRDVIEQFGDHVNVIATDGGLLVQIMQKSASKEEAVQWVLHDIGLKSENVMVFGDDFNDLGLFHKCGFPIAMENAIIELKNFAKHITESNDNDGVAVALEKFVV
- a CDS encoding metallophosphoesterase produces the protein MKKIAVITDIHGNSPALMTVLQDITSKSVDHIYCLGDVVGIGPDSNEVLELLLSRTDVSFVVGNHDVAVLAAFYGDDAPKGHQNERHHHQWLADRINPEYIEAMSKWPKQLIVNHFNKVLLFTHYHLNQEGWFLSIEKNPSTENLDQLYKETKYKMVCFGHHHMIHHFVSSKRTYFNPGALGCHDKPRARYGIVSLTEKAISEELIEVPYDNKEFLQSYIQLQVPEREFILKIFHGGQLTY
- a CDS encoding GNAT family N-acetyltransferase, yielding MVQLTPVSEDNKEVLYNLYQLYHYDFSQFSAIDINGSGLYEISLEHYWQDPRWNPFFIYCADKIVGFLVVLFENYDVDPDPTHVIYDFLVLRKFRRNGIGKEAAVRTFDLYKANWKVAQKSSNEPAILFWRHVIREYTGDRYTELFRQDLNKYVQTFSTKGS
- a CDS encoding NAD-dependent epimerase/dehydratase family protein → MRILIIGGTRFIGPFLIKELINKGHEVAVFSRGNNKLDPSFSSKITYFVGDTSQLMDYKDKFKSFAPHVVVHMIAYTEKDARMAMNTFEGITDRIVVSSSMDVTKPMVI
- a CDS encoding NAD(P)-dependent oxidoreductase; the encoded protein is MIRLENVPTIPVPFNEDGPLRTELYPYGVDYEKQLVENTVLSKPLQLPGTVLRLPMVYGEGDSSNRLYKYVKRMLDNRNAVILDDLYANWRGTRGHVENVAHAIALAATNEVAKNRIYNVGEEVSLSEKEWVQLIAKVMKWDGKVHSIPRSDLPEQLIYSLLDLRQDWVVDTSCIRNELNYSELVSIEEAVSRTVDWEENNPPKELHPKDFPRFDYESEDLVLTKIV